A genomic stretch from Halichoerus grypus chromosome 5, mHalGry1.hap1.1, whole genome shotgun sequence includes:
- the MRPL9 gene encoding large ribosomal subunit protein bL9m isoform X1: protein MAAVAGRALLRGTVRGLLLPRLARGTPGPERDFSLSHNRVRASSELWGSSPQGTVIVERWWKVPLAGEGRKPRLHRRHRVYKLVEDTKHGPKGSLELILTQSVEGLGVRGDLVSVKKSLGRNRLLPQGLAVYASPENKKLFEEEKLLRQEGKLEKIQTKAGEMTVKFLRSCHLEVGMKNNVKWELNPEIVARHFFKNLGVVVAPHALKLPEEPITRWGEYWCEVTVNGLDTVRVPMSVVNFERPKTKRYKYWLARQAAQGVVPTSSQTI, encoded by the exons ATGGCGGCGGTCGCGGGGAGGGCCCTGCTGCGAGGGACGGTGCGGGGGCTGTTGCTCCCGCGACTCGCACGGGGCACCCCGGGCCCGGAGCGCGACTTCAGCCTCTCTCACAATCGGGTGAGGGCCAGCTCTGAGCTCTGGGGGTCCTCGCCTCAG GGCACGGTCATCGTGGAGCGCTGGTGGAAGGTGCCGCTGGCCGGAGAGGGCCGGAAGCCGCGCCTACACCGGCGACACCGGGTCTACAAGCTGGTAGAGGACACGAAACACGGGCCCAAAGGCAGCCTGGAGCTCATCCTCACGCAGTCGGTGGAAG GACTTGGAGTCCGGGGTGACCTGGTCTCAGTGAAGAAATCTTTGGGCCGGAATCGACTACTGCCTCAAGGTCTGGCTGTATATGCATCCCCTGAAAACAAGAAACTGTTTGAGGAGGAGAAATTG CTGAGACAAGAAGGAAAATTAGAGAAGATCCAGACCAAGGCAGGTGAGATG ACAGTGAAATTTCTGAGAAGCTGTCACCTGGAAGTGGGGATGAAGAACAACGTCAAATGGGAACTAAACCCTGAAATAGTCGCCCGccatttcttcaaaaat CTTGGTGTTGTGGTCGCCCCGCATGCATTAAAGTTACCAGAAGAGCCCATTACGCGGTGGGGCGAGtactggtgtgaggtgacg GTGAATGGACTTGACACTGTGAGGGTACCTATGTCTGTGGTGAACTTTGAGAGGCCCAAGACCAAAAGATACAAGTACTGGCTAGCCCGGCAAGCTGCCCAGGGGGTGGTCCCCACCAGCTCCCAGACGATCTGA
- the MRPL9 gene encoding large ribosomal subunit protein bL9m isoform X2 — MAAVAGRALLRGTVRGLLLPRLARGTPGPERDFSLSHNRGTVIVERWWKVPLAGEGRKPRLHRRHRVYKLVEDTKHGPKGSLELILTQSVEGLGVRGDLVSVKKSLGRNRLLPQGLAVYASPENKKLFEEEKLLRQEGKLEKIQTKAGEMTVKFLRSCHLEVGMKNNVKWELNPEIVARHFFKNLGVVVAPHALKLPEEPITRWGEYWCEVTVNGLDTVRVPMSVVNFERPKTKRYKYWLARQAAQGVVPTSSQTI; from the exons ATGGCGGCGGTCGCGGGGAGGGCCCTGCTGCGAGGGACGGTGCGGGGGCTGTTGCTCCCGCGACTCGCACGGGGCACCCCGGGCCCGGAGCGCGACTTCAGCCTCTCTCACAATCGG GGCACGGTCATCGTGGAGCGCTGGTGGAAGGTGCCGCTGGCCGGAGAGGGCCGGAAGCCGCGCCTACACCGGCGACACCGGGTCTACAAGCTGGTAGAGGACACGAAACACGGGCCCAAAGGCAGCCTGGAGCTCATCCTCACGCAGTCGGTGGAAG GACTTGGAGTCCGGGGTGACCTGGTCTCAGTGAAGAAATCTTTGGGCCGGAATCGACTACTGCCTCAAGGTCTGGCTGTATATGCATCCCCTGAAAACAAGAAACTGTTTGAGGAGGAGAAATTG CTGAGACAAGAAGGAAAATTAGAGAAGATCCAGACCAAGGCAGGTGAGATG ACAGTGAAATTTCTGAGAAGCTGTCACCTGGAAGTGGGGATGAAGAACAACGTCAAATGGGAACTAAACCCTGAAATAGTCGCCCGccatttcttcaaaaat CTTGGTGTTGTGGTCGCCCCGCATGCATTAAAGTTACCAGAAGAGCCCATTACGCGGTGGGGCGAGtactggtgtgaggtgacg GTGAATGGACTTGACACTGTGAGGGTACCTATGTCTGTGGTGAACTTTGAGAGGCCCAAGACCAAAAGATACAAGTACTGGCTAGCCCGGCAAGCTGCCCAGGGGGTGGTCCCCACCAGCTCCCAGACGATCTGA
- the RIIAD1 gene encoding RIIa domain-containing protein 1 isoform X3 yields MATLQGGLLGPDPGALSPAQQEQLRNFKIQTRIANEKYLRTHKEVELLISGFFSWRGEVPSPRCGSRIQTSGISTVLG; encoded by the exons ATGGCGACGCTGCAGGGCGGGCTTCTGGGGCCGGACCCCGGGGCGCTGAGCCCCGCGCAGCAGGAGCAGCTTCGCAACTTCAAG ATTCAGACTCGGATTGCTAACGAAAAATACCTGAGGACCCACAAAGAAGTGGAGTTGCTCATAAGTGGTTTCTTCAG CTGGAGAGGTGAGGTTCCTTCCCCAAGATGCGGAAGCAGGATCCAAACCTCTGGTATTTCCACTGTGCTGGGTTGA
- the RIIAD1 gene encoding RIIa domain-containing protein 1 isoform X1: protein MATLQGGLLGPDPGALSPAQQEQLRNFKIQTRIANEKYLRTHKEVELLISGFFREMFLKRPDNIQEFAADYFTDPRLPNKIHMQLIKEKKAA from the exons ATGGCGACGCTGCAGGGCGGGCTTCTGGGGCCGGACCCCGGGGCGCTGAGCCCCGCGCAGCAGGAGCAGCTTCGCAACTTCAAG ATTCAGACTCGGATTGCTAACGAAAAATACCTGAGGACCCACAAAGAAGTGGAGTTGCTCATAAGTGGTTTCTTCAG AGAAATGTTTCTGAAAAGACCAGACAACATCCAAGAATTTGCCGCAG ACTATTTCACGGATCCAAGACTTCCCAACAAGATTCACATGCAGCTAATTAAGGAGAAGAAAGCGGCTTAA
- the RIIAD1 gene encoding RIIa domain-containing protein 1 isoform X2, protein MATLQGGLLGPDPGALSPAQQEQLRNFKIQTRIANEKYLRTHKEVELLISGFFREMFLKRPDNIQEFAAAEDPSNSKTTDRETHLHRTM, encoded by the exons ATGGCGACGCTGCAGGGCGGGCTTCTGGGGCCGGACCCCGGGGCGCTGAGCCCCGCGCAGCAGGAGCAGCTTCGCAACTTCAAG ATTCAGACTCGGATTGCTAACGAAAAATACCTGAGGACCCACAAAGAAGTGGAGTTGCTCATAAGTGGTTTCTTCAG AGAAATGTTTCTGAAAAGACCAGACAACATCCAAGAATTTGCCGCAG ctgAAGACCCTTCCAATAGTAAAACAACAGACCGTGAGACCCACCTACACCGAACCATGTAG